The following are encoded in a window of Paenibacillus polymyxa genomic DNA:
- a CDS encoding restriction endonuclease subunit S: protein MSEHKENVPKLRFPGFTDAWEHRRLGELCDEFQSGKNIKSEDIRDEGRYPVFGGNGLRGCTNTYNHDGLYALIGRQGALCGNMNISYGKAYFTEHAIAVKGNKNNETRFLFYLLGEMNLGQYSGQSAQPGLAVNKLIALSAFVPSFAEQAQISAFFKQLDHLITLHQRKLNNVKKLKAGLLQKMFPKNGEDFPEIRFPGFTDAWKQRRFDLVFDPIPNNSFSRADLNYDEGKIKSVHYGDILVKYGAVTDCRKDVIPFITGAEVSDHQSQLLQNGDVLIADAAEDKTVGKVTEITGIIDIPVVSGLHTIACRPKVKMQPNYLGYYMNSPSYYQQLLPLMQGIKVLSLSRTNLAKTIICFPTSAQEQSLIGKVFANVDHLITLHQRKLEHLQEQKKALLQQMFI, encoded by the coding sequence AAATTAAGGTTTCCTGGATTTACTGATGCTTGGGAACATCGTAGGTTGGGGGAGCTATGTGATGAGTTCCAAAGTGGAAAGAATATCAAATCAGAGGATATTAGGGATGAAGGCAGATACCCTGTGTTTGGTGGTAATGGACTTCGCGGATGCACAAACACTTATAATCACGATGGATTATATGCACTTATCGGAAGGCAAGGTGCACTCTGCGGAAACATGAATATCTCCTATGGAAAAGCCTATTTTACGGAACATGCTATTGCTGTCAAAGGTAACAAAAACAACGAAACAAGGTTTTTATTTTATCTTTTAGGCGAGATGAATCTCGGTCAATATTCGGGTCAATCTGCACAGCCGGGATTGGCAGTTAATAAACTTATAGCACTGTCTGCGTTTGTTCCCTCTTTTGCAGAACAAGCTCAAATCAGCGCATTCTTCAAACAACTCGACCACCTCATCACCCTTCATCAGCGTAAGTTAAATAACGTAAAAAAATTGAAGGCTGGGTTGCTCCAAAAAATGTTTCCGAAAAATGGCGAAGATTTTCCCGAAATTCGTTTCCCTGGATTCACTGACGCTTGGAAACAGCGTAGGTTTGATTTGGTGTTTGACCCAATACCGAACAACTCTTTTTCAAGAGCAGATTTAAACTATGACGAAGGCAAAATAAAGAGTGTCCATTACGGCGATATTCTCGTCAAATATGGTGCCGTTACTGATTGCCGCAAAGATGTGATACCGTTCATTACAGGAGCTGAGGTCTCCGATCATCAGAGCCAACTTCTCCAAAACGGTGATGTGCTGATTGCCGATGCTGCCGAGGATAAAACGGTTGGCAAAGTTACAGAAATAACAGGAATTATTGACATTCCTGTAGTATCAGGATTACACACTATAGCTTGCAGACCGAAGGTGAAAATGCAGCCCAACTATCTTGGATACTATATGAACTCACCATCATATTATCAACAATTATTACCGCTCATGCAGGGAATCAAGGTCCTTTCGCTAAGTAGGACGAATCTTGCCAAAACAATCATTTGCTTTCCGACTTCGGCGCAGGAACAGTCGCTAATTGGAAAAGTGTTTGCTAATGTCGACCACCTCATCACCCTTCATCAGCGTAAGCTAGAACACTTGCAAGAGCAGAAGAAAGCACTACTACAACAGATGTTTATCTAG
- a CDS encoding type I restriction-modification system subunit M produces MSNNLQTITTKLWAMANELRGSMDAAEYKNYILAFMFYRYLSEHQEQYLVKNNVIDVAVGETINSAYLEQANGDDLNDYLEDISASLGYAIAPLDTWESLVHKIDNSMVIPSDYQTIFDNFNRNAELNKEAAKDFRGVFNDINLGDSRLGSSTNERAKSLNRIVKLVHGIEYKGEDNKDILGAIYEYLIGQFAASAGKKGGEFYTPHEVSKVLAKIVTDGVEESEHTFSVYDPTCGSGSLLLTVQGELPGGNKPGAIKFFGQEKNTTTYNLARMNLMMHGVSFNNITLSNADTLESDWPDGPDAQGTDHPRSFDAVVANPPYSAHWDNSETKLKDPRFREYGKLAPRTKADYAFILHSLYHLNDTGTMAIVLPHGVLFRGAAEGAIRQTIIEKNYLDTVIGLPANLFYGVSIPTTVLVFKKNRKTKDILFIDASNEFDKGKNQNKLTDKNINKIIETYRNRVDVDKYAHVASLEEIKENEFNLNIPRYVDTFEEEQVIDLAEVSKLLEQDKQEIAELEAKINEQLKILGIHV; encoded by the coding sequence ATGAGCAATAATCTACAAACCATCACAACAAAACTGTGGGCGATGGCAAATGAGCTTCGTGGAAGCATGGATGCTGCAGAATATAAGAACTACATTTTAGCCTTTATGTTTTATCGTTACCTGTCAGAACATCAAGAACAGTACTTAGTTAAAAATAATGTTATTGATGTTGCCGTTGGTGAAACGATCAATAGTGCCTACTTAGAACAAGCGAATGGTGACGATTTGAATGATTACTTAGAAGATATTTCTGCAAGTTTAGGCTATGCCATTGCACCGCTTGATACTTGGGAATCTTTAGTTCATAAGATTGATAATAGCATGGTGATTCCAAGTGATTATCAAACTATTTTTGATAACTTCAATCGAAACGCTGAATTAAATAAAGAAGCTGCGAAAGATTTTCGTGGCGTATTTAACGACATTAATCTTGGAGACTCGCGTCTAGGCTCTTCTACCAATGAACGTGCAAAATCACTTAACCGAATTGTAAAGCTTGTTCATGGCATTGAATACAAGGGTGAAGATAACAAGGATATTCTTGGCGCAATCTATGAATACCTAATCGGTCAATTTGCAGCAAGTGCAGGTAAAAAAGGTGGAGAGTTCTACACACCCCATGAAGTGTCTAAAGTATTGGCTAAAATCGTAACGGACGGTGTAGAAGAATCGGAACATACTTTTTCGGTGTATGACCCGACTTGTGGATCTGGGTCATTGCTGTTAACGGTTCAAGGTGAGCTACCTGGTGGAAATAAACCCGGGGCGATTAAATTTTTTGGTCAAGAAAAGAATACGACAACATACAACTTGGCCCGTATGAATCTGATGATGCATGGTGTTTCATTTAATAACATAACTCTGTCTAATGCTGACACACTTGAAAGTGATTGGCCTGATGGACCAGATGCCCAAGGAACTGACCACCCACGCTCATTTGATGCCGTGGTTGCGAATCCTCCTTATTCTGCTCATTGGGACAATAGCGAAACGAAACTCAAAGATCCACGTTTTAGGGAATATGGTAAACTCGCTCCTAGAACTAAAGCGGATTATGCATTCATTTTACACAGCTTGTATCATTTGAATGATACTGGAACAATGGCGATTGTATTACCGCATGGTGTCTTGTTCCGTGGTGCAGCAGAAGGTGCGATTCGCCAAACGATCATTGAGAAAAACTACCTTGATACCGTTATAGGCTTACCTGCCAACTTGTTTTACGGCGTATCCATCCCAACTACGGTTTTAGTATTCAAGAAAAATCGTAAAACAAAAGACATCTTGTTTATCGATGCAAGCAATGAATTTGATAAAGGTAAAAATCAAAACAAACTTACTGATAAAAACATCAATAAGATTATCGAAACGTACCGAAATCGTGTGGATGTTGATAAATATGCTCACGTGGCATCACTTGAAGAAATCAAAGAAAACGAGTTTAACTTAAATATTCCTCGCTACGTGGATACGTTTGAAGAAGAGCAAGTCATTGACCTTGCCGAAGTGAGTAAGCTTTTAGAACAAGATAAACAAGAAATCGCTGAACTTGAAGCCAAAATCAATGAACAGCTGAAAATTTTGGGTATTCATGTGTAG
- a CDS encoding tRNA dihydrouridine synthase: MTNNFWRDLPRPFFILAPMEDVTDVVFRHVVSEAARPDVFFTEFANTESYCHPEGNKSVRGRLTFTEDEQPMVAHIWGDKPEYFREMSIGVAKEGFKGIDINMGCPVANVAENGKGSGLICRPEIAADIIQAAKAGGLPVSVKTRLGFTTVDEWRDWLTHILKQDIVNLSIHLRTREEMSKVDAHWELIPEIKKLRDEVAPDTLLTINGDIPDRQTGLKLAEQYGVDGIMIGRGIFQNPFAFEKEPKEHSSEELLELLRLHLDLHDHYSAQEPRSFSPLARFFKIYVRGFRGASELRNSLVNAKSTSEVRTLLDEFGSKDHDEVEEREN, translated from the coding sequence ATGACGAATAATTTTTGGCGTGATTTGCCACGACCTTTTTTTATACTGGCACCGATGGAAGATGTGACGGATGTTGTGTTTCGCCATGTCGTAAGTGAAGCAGCCAGACCGGATGTGTTTTTTACGGAGTTTGCGAATACAGAGAGTTATTGTCACCCGGAGGGGAACAAAAGTGTACGCGGGCGTTTGACTTTTACAGAGGATGAACAGCCCATGGTGGCCCATATCTGGGGAGATAAGCCGGAATATTTCCGTGAAATGAGCATCGGTGTGGCGAAAGAAGGCTTCAAAGGCATCGATATTAATATGGGTTGTCCTGTAGCGAATGTAGCCGAGAATGGGAAGGGAAGCGGCCTGATCTGCCGTCCCGAAATCGCAGCGGATATCATTCAGGCCGCCAAAGCCGGGGGACTGCCCGTCAGTGTAAAAACAAGGCTCGGTTTCACTACCGTAGACGAATGGCGCGACTGGTTGACCCATATTTTGAAACAAGACATTGTGAATTTGTCCATTCATCTGCGGACCAGAGAGGAAATGAGCAAAGTAGACGCTCACTGGGAACTGATTCCGGAGATTAAGAAACTTCGTGATGAGGTGGCACCAGATACACTGCTGACCATTAACGGAGATATTCCGGACCGTCAGACAGGCCTGAAGCTCGCTGAGCAATATGGAGTGGATGGCATTATGATTGGGCGTGGTATTTTCCAGAATCCATTTGCGTTTGAGAAGGAGCCGAAGGAACACAGCAGTGAGGAATTACTTGAATTGCTGCGGCTTCATCTAGATCTCCATGATCATTATTCAGCGCAGGAGCCACGTTCGTTCAGCCCTCTCGCCCGCTTCTTCAAAATATATGTCCGTGGATTCCGAGGGGCAAGTGAACTCAGAAACAGCTTAGTGAACGCCAAATCAACAAGTGAAGTGCGTACATTGCTTGATGAGTTTGGAAGCAAGGATCATGATGAGGTAGAGGAACGTGAAAATTAA
- a CDS encoding pyridoxal phosphate-dependent decarboxylase family protein has product MNQEPNQQLGEIIEQFIHSFIAENNNIRSQKVINIADEDTIAHLKEIGFPKKGRPVKEVVDEMRKNVYPHQTFMQHPRFFALVPGPMSLYSWLGDIMTSAYNTHTGSWMLSSSASLLEGEVIRWMCDQAGYPNTAGGIFLSGGSLSNLTALAAARNARLSEQEYAIGTAYVSDQTHSSVAKGLRILGFRSDQIRKVPSDTNFRMDVSALEKKIMDDQAAGMKPFAIIATAGTTNTGSIDPLNEIADLCEKHNIWLHVDGAYGASILASSKYKSLLSGISRSDSITWDAHKWLMQTYSCSVVLAKEKQHLENCFSTHPEYLKDAETDEEHMNYWDLGPELTRPARSLKLWVTLQALGTDAVSEVIEHGVQLAEWAEDEIKKHNHWEIVCPAQLAIVNFRYAPTGLSDQELDSLNKRISQEMVANGYATVLTTQLNGKTVLRICAIHPDTTEHEIRNTIQLLSNIARSLNEKKVFL; this is encoded by the coding sequence ATGAATCAAGAACCAAATCAGCAATTAGGTGAGATTATTGAACAGTTCATACATTCATTTATAGCAGAAAATAATAACATTCGATCTCAAAAAGTAATCAACATTGCAGATGAGGATACGATAGCTCATTTAAAGGAAATTGGTTTTCCCAAAAAAGGAAGACCAGTAAAAGAGGTAGTCGATGAAATGAGGAAAAACGTCTATCCTCACCAAACCTTCATGCAACACCCTCGCTTTTTCGCATTGGTTCCTGGTCCAATGTCTCTTTACTCGTGGTTAGGAGATATCATGACCAGCGCCTATAATACCCATACCGGAAGCTGGATGCTGAGTTCGAGCGCAAGCCTTTTAGAGGGGGAAGTGATCCGGTGGATGTGTGACCAAGCAGGATATCCCAATACTGCTGGAGGCATATTTCTGTCGGGCGGATCGCTGTCGAATTTGACTGCTTTAGCGGCTGCACGCAATGCAAGGTTATCCGAGCAGGAATATGCCATTGGAACTGCTTATGTTTCAGATCAAACTCATTCATCGGTCGCCAAAGGGTTACGCATCCTCGGATTCCGCAGTGATCAAATCAGGAAGGTTCCAAGTGATACAAATTTTCGTATGGATGTTTCAGCCTTAGAAAAAAAAATAATGGATGATCAAGCGGCTGGGATGAAGCCTTTTGCAATCATTGCCACGGCAGGCACAACCAATACGGGAAGCATTGACCCATTAAACGAAATTGCTGACCTATGTGAAAAACATAATATTTGGTTACACGTGGATGGAGCTTACGGTGCGTCGATTTTGGCTTCTTCGAAATATAAGTCTCTTTTGAGCGGGATATCGCGTTCAGATAGTATCACCTGGGATGCACACAAATGGCTAATGCAGACCTATTCCTGTAGCGTGGTTTTAGCCAAAGAAAAGCAGCACCTCGAAAATTGCTTCAGCACACATCCAGAGTATTTGAAAGATGCCGAGACTGATGAAGAACATATGAATTATTGGGATCTGGGTCCTGAGTTGACCCGGCCTGCTCGAAGTTTGAAACTATGGGTGACACTGCAAGCTTTAGGAACGGATGCTGTCAGTGAAGTTATAGAGCATGGAGTTCAACTCGCAGAATGGGCTGAAGATGAAATCAAAAAACATAATCATTGGGAGATTGTATGCCCCGCACAGTTAGCGATTGTTAATTTTCGATATGCGCCAACTGGGCTATCGGACCAAGAATTAGATTCACTCAACAAAAGGATCTCCCAAGAAATGGTGGCGAATGGATATGCCACTGTGCTTACGACACAACTCAATGGAAAAACTGTTCTCAGAATCTGTGCAATTCACCCAGACACTACGGAACATGAGATAAGAAATACAATTCAGCTTTTATCGAATATAGCAAGATCATTAAATGAGAAAAAAGTTTTTTTATGA
- a CDS encoding AraC family transcriptional regulator gives MPRKKKPVIEYRHYSLPINFPVLLLSGERWKISDIKSEHLHFHNHLEIGICYSDSGNMEIKGESIPFKAGDVTFIPRYLPHTTYSSPNTSSLWSYIFFSPEDLFQHSFKSAYSNFEPNLWVVKGKNCILDKEQYPKVYTLATSIVEELKQQNPYYQESAYGLLLSLYIELLRIHSRNELLADQETEHSLKSDFVISPVLEYITKNYMNPITMDFLADLCHLSTTHFRRKFHEIMGTSPLDFLNSTRIEEACKQLKSTEDSILSISEQVGFHSISSFNRCFSRLMGKPPKEWRKGAQSEAQSAKASILEFTGWV, from the coding sequence ATGCCCAGAAAAAAGAAGCCCGTTATAGAATATCGACACTACAGCTTGCCCATAAATTTCCCTGTCTTGCTATTAAGCGGTGAACGTTGGAAGATTTCAGATATTAAAAGTGAACATCTCCATTTCCATAACCATTTGGAGATTGGTATATGCTATTCAGATAGCGGCAACATGGAGATCAAAGGAGAATCAATACCCTTCAAAGCCGGCGATGTGACCTTCATCCCCAGGTATCTTCCTCATACCACATACAGTTCACCAAATACATCCAGCCTTTGGTCTTATATCTTTTTTTCGCCAGAGGACCTCTTTCAACATTCATTTAAAAGTGCTTACAGCAACTTCGAGCCAAATTTGTGGGTGGTGAAGGGAAAAAACTGTATATTGGATAAGGAGCAGTATCCCAAGGTTTATACACTTGCGACTTCAATCGTAGAGGAATTAAAACAGCAGAATCCTTACTATCAGGAAAGTGCCTACGGCTTATTGCTATCCCTTTACATAGAACTCCTTAGAATTCATTCCAGGAATGAACTGTTGGCAGATCAAGAAACAGAGCATAGCCTGAAAAGCGATTTTGTCATTTCTCCGGTTCTGGAGTACATCACGAAAAACTATATGAACCCCATTACCATGGATTTTTTGGCCGATCTGTGCCATTTAAGTACAACTCATTTCCGAAGAAAATTCCATGAAATTATGGGGACGTCGCCTCTCGATTTCCTAAACAGCACCCGAATCGAAGAGGCTTGCAAGCAGTTAAAAAGCACGGAGGATTCTATTCTTTCGATCTCCGAACAAGTCGGTTTTCACTCCATTTCCAGCTTCAATCGTTGCTTCTCCAGGCTTATGGGAAAGCCGCCAAAAGAATGGCGTAAAGGGGCACAATCCGAAGCGCAATCTGCGAAAGCGTCTATACTGGAGTTTACGGGGTGGGTTTAG
- a CDS encoding glycoside hydrolase family 88/105 protein, giving the protein MLQLNYDKEEILKVIDKVVRKTMAMDLTWDWPCGVAYYGVSTAYTKTGNKDYLNMLKQWADEYIELGLPHWTVNTCAMGHMLITLYEETGDQKYWDIVMSKVDYIRNHALRFGDNVLQHTVSVANDFPEQAWADTLFMAAFFLLRVGTKLKDEEMIQDALNQYYWHIKYLQDPSSGLWYHGYNNVKQDHMSGFFWGRANAWGAYTMSQVKIHLKDWYLYPQCMDVECSLRDQLAALKGVQTENGLWRTVLDDEESYEEVSASCGIAAAMINNGNPLHTKYVQKALEGILNHISEDGRVLGVSGGTAVMKDRDGYRNIPKDWIQGWGQGLALAFLSDMLN; this is encoded by the coding sequence ATGCTTCAATTAAATTATGACAAGGAAGAGATATTAAAAGTCATCGACAAAGTCGTCAGAAAAACAATGGCGATGGATTTGACGTGGGACTGGCCTTGCGGTGTGGCTTATTATGGTGTATCCACGGCCTATACAAAAACAGGAAATAAAGACTATTTGAATATGCTTAAGCAGTGGGCGGATGAATATATCGAGCTGGGCCTGCCGCACTGGACGGTAAACACATGTGCTATGGGCCATATGCTGATCACATTGTATGAAGAAACAGGGGACCAGAAATATTGGGATATTGTGATGAGCAAGGTGGATTATATTCGGAACCATGCTCTCAGGTTTGGAGACAATGTTTTGCAGCATACGGTATCCGTTGCTAATGATTTTCCAGAACAGGCATGGGCGGATACGTTGTTTATGGCGGCATTTTTTCTGCTACGTGTAGGTACCAAATTAAAAGATGAGGAAATGATCCAAGATGCCTTAAATCAGTATTACTGGCATATCAAATACCTGCAAGACCCTAGTAGCGGTCTCTGGTACCATGGCTACAATAATGTCAAGCAGGACCATATGTCCGGATTTTTCTGGGGTAGAGCGAATGCTTGGGGAGCCTATACCATGTCGCAAGTTAAAATTCATTTGAAAGACTGGTATTTATATCCGCAGTGCATGGACGTGGAGTGTTCACTTCGGGATCAACTGGCGGCACTGAAGGGGGTTCAAACGGAGAACGGCCTGTGGCGGACGGTACTGGATGACGAGGAGTCCTACGAAGAAGTGTCTGCATCTTGCGGAATCGCGGCAGCCATGATCAATAACGGCAATCCGCTGCATACCAAATACGTGCAAAAGGCATTGGAGGGCATCTTGAACCATATTAGCGAGGACGGACGGGTACTAGGTGTGTCGGGCGGCACAGCGGTTATGAAAGATCGGGATGGGTATCGGAATATTCCAAAAGACTGGATTCAGGGCTGGGGTCAAGGCCTGGCATTGGCCTTTCTGTCTGATATGTTGAATTAG
- the gnpA gene encoding 1,3-beta-galactosyl-N-acetylhexosamine phosphorylase, translating to MSKQTTGNFTLPGESGYEALTLKLAERWGADVIRDSDGTQLSDEIINAGYGIYSTICIIRDHNEWASHHLDKLQQCFLITNPKVAVQDYVSIYLMEDFFAEQFKVNDSKEAFNYWQVFDRTTGEEVPREQWNYERESGNVVITGIVPWHKYTVSFMAYRIWEEISMYNHTTNHWDKEHLMQIDPIYAETQKYLLDWMEDWCLHHKETTVVRFTSLFYNFAWVWGSSERNRHLFSDWGSYDFTVSSRALDLFAKKYGYSMTAEDFVNGGKYRVSHIPAEQRKLDWMAFINDFVIEFGKKLIDIVHRHDKLAYVFYDDSWVGMEPYNDRFQEFGFDGLIKCVFSGYEARLCSGVKVNTHEIRLHPYLFPVGLGGLPTFMEGGNPTLDAKKYWINIRRALLREPIDRIGLGGYLHLVEPYPDFCDYIEKIANEFREIKELHHEGKPYHMKTKVAILHSWGKLRSWTLSGHFHETYMHDLIQVNEALSGLPIEVQFIDFEDIRQGILQDCDVVINAGSAGSAWSGGEHWNDNKCVDLLTKWVYEGGTFIGINQPSAVEGHDSFFRMAHVLGLDEDTGSRVGHGRWAYEARDEHGLVPEGASITPKNSIYLTDGSAAVVEETSGMIALSTHAFGKGKGIYLPSFEFSWENTRLLLNIIRFAGNELHETKYITDNLYTECAYYPESKILVVINNSDELQRTTIETEYGKQTMELDPYDTMITHIGLTKSV from the coding sequence TTGTCCAAACAAACTACGGGGAACTTTACACTACCGGGAGAATCCGGTTATGAGGCGCTGACCCTGAAATTAGCTGAACGGTGGGGTGCCGATGTCATCCGTGATAGTGACGGCACGCAATTGTCCGATGAGATTATTAACGCTGGGTACGGCATATATTCGACAATCTGTATCATCAGAGATCATAATGAGTGGGCGTCCCACCATCTGGATAAGCTGCAGCAGTGTTTTTTAATTACAAATCCGAAGGTAGCTGTACAAGATTATGTATCCATCTATCTGATGGAGGATTTTTTTGCTGAACAATTCAAAGTTAATGATTCCAAAGAGGCGTTTAATTATTGGCAGGTTTTTGACAGAACGACCGGAGAGGAAGTTCCAAGAGAACAGTGGAATTATGAAAGGGAATCCGGAAATGTGGTCATTACCGGAATTGTTCCTTGGCATAAATACACGGTAAGCTTTATGGCCTACCGGATCTGGGAAGAGATTTCCATGTACAATCACACAACGAATCATTGGGACAAAGAGCATTTGATGCAGATTGATCCCATCTATGCAGAAACGCAAAAATATCTGCTGGATTGGATGGAAGATTGGTGTCTCCATCATAAGGAAACCACGGTTGTTCGGTTTACCTCCTTATTTTATAATTTCGCCTGGGTCTGGGGCAGCAGTGAGCGCAATCGCCATCTGTTCTCTGACTGGGGTTCATACGATTTTACGGTAAGCTCAAGAGCGCTTGATCTGTTTGCCAAGAAATACGGGTATTCGATGACTGCCGAGGATTTTGTGAATGGCGGGAAATACCGCGTCAGTCATATCCCGGCTGAGCAGCGCAAGCTGGATTGGATGGCATTTATCAATGATTTTGTAATCGAATTTGGCAAGAAATTAATTGACATTGTGCATAGGCACGACAAGCTTGCCTATGTTTTTTATGATGACAGTTGGGTTGGCATGGAGCCTTACAATGACCGTTTTCAAGAGTTTGGATTTGACGGGTTGATTAAATGTGTATTCTCAGGATACGAGGCGAGGCTCTGTTCAGGTGTAAAAGTGAATACGCATGAGATTCGGCTGCATCCATACTTATTTCCAGTTGGTTTAGGCGGGCTTCCTACCTTTATGGAAGGGGGAAATCCCACGCTGGATGCCAAAAAGTATTGGATTAATATCCGGCGCGCCTTGCTGCGGGAGCCTATTGACCGGATTGGACTGGGCGGATATTTGCACCTTGTAGAGCCTTACCCGGATTTTTGTGATTATATCGAAAAGATTGCCAATGAGTTCAGAGAAATTAAAGAACTACATCATGAAGGCAAACCCTATCACATGAAGACGAAGGTAGCTATTTTGCATAGCTGGGGAAAATTGAGATCGTGGACATTGTCTGGACATTTCCATGAAACGTATATGCATGATTTGATTCAGGTCAATGAAGCTTTATCCGGATTGCCGATTGAAGTGCAGTTCATTGATTTTGAAGATATCCGTCAGGGAATTCTACAGGATTGTGATGTAGTGATCAATGCCGGCTCTGCTGGTTCAGCATGGAGTGGTGGGGAGCACTGGAATGACAACAAGTGTGTGGACTTACTGACGAAATGGGTTTATGAGGGTGGTACCTTTATTGGCATCAACCAGCCTTCTGCGGTCGAAGGCCACGACAGCTTTTTCAGAATGGCACATGTTCTTGGACTGGATGAGGATACAGGCTCCAGAGTAGGTCATGGAAGATGGGCATACGAGGCTAGGGATGAGCATGGTTTGGTGCCTGAGGGAGCCAGTATAACGCCAAAGAATAGCATTTATCTTACGGATGGGTCAGCTGCGGTAGTGGAGGAAACGAGTGGTATGATAGCATTGTCTACTCATGCCTTTGGTAAAGGAAAGGGGATCTACCTTCCTTCTTTCGAATTCAGCTGGGAGAACACAAGGTTGCTGCTGAATATAATTCGGTTTGCAGGCAATGAGTTACATGAAACGAAGTACATTACAGATAACCTATATACAGAGTGTGCTTATTATCCAGAAAGTAAAATATTGGTTGTTATTAACAATAGCGATGAACTTCAAAGAACGACGATTGAAACGGAATATGGCAAACAAACCATGGAATTAGATCCGTATGACACCATGATCACCCATATCGGCTTAACAAAATCGGTATAG
- a CDS encoding helix-turn-helix transcriptional regulator, with amino-acid sequence MKKSERLNDMIRYLNSREFFNLNDLMDKYHISKSTALRDISSLEQLGMPIFSEHGRHGRYGILKNRLLSPIIFTMDEVYALYFAMLTLEAYQSTPFHLSVNQLNEKFEHCLSKIQINQIHKMKKVLQFEIYQHNHVSRYLDKILTSILNESTCKVKYVKNNQNKSYYVQFFKISAKFGQWYATGIELHTNKYRVFRCDRITFVEEEENNSRFSIDELLSRSLEMYQSEKSIDFEVEIVEQAKDIFYKEHYPSMKIENGDKTVIKGFYNPGEEEFIAHYFMRYGHYVRSVKPESLKQIIKDRVEHLLNHYQKL; translated from the coding sequence ATGAAGAAATCAGAAAGATTAAATGACATGATCAGATACTTAAACAGTCGAGAGTTTTTTAATTTAAATGACCTAATGGATAAATACCATATCTCAAAAAGTACAGCTCTACGAGATATTAGTTCATTGGAACAACTAGGTATGCCTATTTTTTCGGAACATGGCAGACATGGACGATATGGTATCCTAAAAAATAGATTGTTATCCCCCATTATTTTTACGATGGATGAAGTGTATGCTCTGTACTTTGCAATGTTGACGTTAGAAGCTTATCAATCCACCCCCTTTCACTTAAGTGTTAATCAACTGAATGAAAAGTTTGAACACTGTCTTTCTAAAATACAAATAAACCAGATTCATAAAATGAAAAAGGTTCTACAATTTGAAATATATCAGCATAATCATGTTAGTCGCTATTTAGATAAAATTTTAACAAGCATTCTTAATGAGAGTACGTGTAAAGTTAAATATGTAAAAAATAATCAGAACAAAAGTTACTATGTTCAATTTTTCAAAATTTCCGCTAAGTTTGGCCAATGGTATGCTACTGGAATAGAGTTACATACGAATAAATATAGAGTTTTCAGGTGTGATCGAATCACCTTTGTAGAAGAAGAGGAGAACAATTCTCGCTTTTCTATAGATGAACTCCTTAGTCGTTCATTAGAAATGTATCAATCCGAGAAGAGCATTGACTTTGAAGTAGAGATTGTAGAACAAGCCAAGGATATTTTTTATAAAGAACATTATCCTTCTATGAAAATAGAAAATGGTGATAAGACAGTCATTAAGGGATTTTATAATCCTGGAGAAGAGGAGTTTATCGCTCATTATTTTATGAGATATGGTCATTATGTACGATCAGTGAAGCCAGAATCTTTAAAACAGATTATTAAAGATAGAGTTGAGCACCTCTTAAACCACTATCAAAAATTATAA
- a CDS encoding VOC family protein, with product MSTTLEVAIFLSMNGKAKEAIHFYKKHLNAKELFLVTYQDMAQRDSSIQLTDENKNYISHSVLAIGKTKVMIAEDTMNPSEEYTVGNNTSLCIQSADLEEIKRFYDSLITDDRVKIIVPLSNNVFSQAYGIIEDPFGIQIQLMFDNRL from the coding sequence ATGAGTACAACATTAGAAGTAGCTATTTTCTTATCCATGAACGGAAAGGCAAAAGAAGCTATACATTTTTACAAAAAACATCTCAACGCAAAGGAATTGTTTCTTGTTACCTATCAAGACATGGCCCAACGTGACAGCTCCATACAGCTTACTGATGAAAATAAAAATTATATTTCTCATTCAGTCTTAGCAATCGGAAAAACAAAGGTAATGATAGCAGAAGATACAATGAATCCCAGTGAAGAATATACAGTAGGGAATAATACTTCATTATGTATTCAAAGTGCTGACCTAGAAGAAATTAAACGTTTTTATGATAGCTTAATTACAGATGATCGAGTGAAAATTATTGTGCCTTTATCAAATAATGTGTTTAGCCAAGCCTACGGTATTATTGAAGACCCGTTCGGTATTCAAATACAATTAATGTTTGATAATCGATTATAA